A region of the Drosophila ananassae strain 14024-0371.13 chromosome XL, ASM1763931v2, whole genome shotgun sequence genome:
TTGGCAATTTCTTGTTTCCCGTTTCCAAAGGAATCTtggtttcttttctttttaaatttatttttctctggAGGCAGTTGAGTTTTCCAACTGCaaggaaaaatatttgaatcattttttgaaaattcatCAAGTTGgcattaaaaaatatgaaaacttcTTTAACTCTCTCTTGTTTGAAACTTAATCGATAATTAATCGTAAAACATCGCATAAAAAGGATCAAATATCGATAATCTCTTGGAATAGCAATTTTGAAGGGAAGGTTTATCGATAGTTAAATAGCATGCTCTAGGTCTTCTCTAAAATCGTTTAAAACGGATCAAATACCGATTATCTCTTGgaataacaattttaaaaggaAGATTTATCGATAGTTAAATAGCTTGCTCTAGTCCTTCTCTAACATAGTTTGAAAATGATCAAATATCGATAGTTTATTAAACTCTCATCGATATTTAAGCTTTTTTgagattttaaaaacaattttgaaaggaaattaataacaaaactGGAAACGGGAAACTATTCTATGCCAGGATCTTGTTCGATCTGTGATTTTTGAAGTTGAAAGACGCTGCTGTTGCGGAGGTTGTGGGTGTGTCTGTGagggttctttttttttttgaaaatttttgctTGATCCCCGATAGCCCGATAAGCCCGATAAGGCCGATAACGATAACCGATCCCAGCTATGGCTGCTGCATACGCACCTGAAGTTCCTGCTTCTTGGCGGCATATTTGTGCGGATAGAGCTCCAGCTGCCCTCCGGCTCCCGTCGTCGCAATCCCAAAGTGCGGTACATGCGCCTGCAGGagctttgttgttgttgtggtggtgCCCTTGCCGCCACCATCCTCGCCATAGATCTGCTGTACAAAGATGCTACCCGGTTCGCTGCCCTCCAACAGAGCAACCTGTTGCTGATTCCCGGCAATGGTATacctctgctgttgctgcggctgctgttgctgttgttgcaacTGTTGTTGCGGCATTTGCGGCTCCTGTTTCAGTTGCATCGGTGCCCGGAGTGTGCCCGGTGCCAGGAACATACCCTGGCCCATATACTCCAACGCCTGATGCTGCTGATAGGCTGTGGCGGCCACCAAATGCTGTTGCTCCTCGGCCGGTTGCGGTGTACCGGCTCCATTGTCCGACAGATTGATGGTGTGCTCgttggaggaggaggcggctGCTgcggccgctgctgctgccgctgccacgGCCAGGacctgctgttgctgatgatCCGTAGTAGAGCTGCTTGAGGATGTGGCCGGTGTGTGGACCACCACGTTCTTTAATACCTTCTTCTTTTCCCGGACCTTTTTCGCATAGGCATTCAACTTTCTCAGTCTTTCCTTTCGCTCCTCCAGCGACTCATTGGCGATCCGTTGACGCGCCCTCGCCGCCATCTCCGCCAGCCGCATCTTCCGCTGCGCTTCCGTTTCACTCGCCCGATACATTCGCATCCTTTCCGCCAACTTGGACAGACGCTTGGCACGCTGATCCGGTGACTCCATGGCCCGACGCAGTCGCTGACGCGCCGCATTCCGCACCAGACGCATGGCACGCTCGATCTCGGATTCGTTTTGTCGCCGCTGGCGATTGGCCTCGGCGTTGCGTAGCAGTCGCTTGCGGTATTCGTCCTCGCTTTCGCGCTGTCGCCGCTCGCGCATCCTTTCAGCATTTCTGGCCAACCGGCGCTGTCGTGCCTCGGGGCTCTCGTTCCACCTCTGCTGATGGCCGTGGGTGGAGTGGGTGGTGCTTGAATTCCCGGTAACAGATGCTGATCCGCTGCTAGTCGGTCCCAATGGGGTTGGTGGTGGTCCtgcctgttgttgttgttgctttagctgttgttgttgttgctgctgctgctgctgttgttgttgtggggCAGCGTGTGTTGTGTAGGCGGCGGGTAAGGTAAGTTGCAACTGTTGATGTTGAAATTGCAACTGatcctgttgctgttgcaagtgatgttgttgttgctgctgttgttgttggaactgttgctgatgttgcacgtgttgctgctgctgctgctgttgttgttgctgctgaagTTGTAGTTGTTGCTGATGAGAGATGGGTAACAACAGCGCTGAAGGATGCTCGATGAGAAGGCGAGTGTTGGGTCCATTGATGGCCAGAACATGAGcgtattgctgctgctgctgctgttggtggtGGTCAAGTGTGGGCTCTATTTTTATCCCATTGGGATCTGGTTCCATTATTCGCTAAAGCCTGAACAACAATCGAAATTGTCGTCACCGATGGGTCAGGTCAGCAATGTTGCAagatatttatttgaaatgcgTCTCCTCGATCGCTTGGCGCCAGTAGACTGCATTGGAAGTTCCAAAGAGATGCTTCTTCTTCTACTTCTCCTgctccttcttcttcttgttcttGTGTCTCCTGTTACTCGTTCTTCTTCTACTTGATTTCTCTCCTGCTTCTCCTGCTCCACCTCTGTTTTCCcccgtgttttttttttagtgtttgtgttttatttgtttgttttgcggcAGTTTCCgacactatttttttttttattagtatattttcttttttttttttttaagttatgtAAAGAAAAATGTGTGCTGTGCGCTGCGTCTTAGTTGGCGCGCTCTCTCTTGCGCTCTCTCCTGCTCGCTGTCGGCtcctctctttatctgctgttgctctctctctctcccgaTCGGCGATCTGCAAATGCCAGAAAATATATTGTATCACTCGCACTGCGACTGCGCTAATTTGATTGcgcacctttttttttatcttctcttccttctttttttctctGCTTGAAgttcctttcctttttttttttatttaactatTTTTAATGACTTTTTTTCGCGGGGGAGCGTGTGGGTTTTGCTGCCTTAACttttgcttcttcttcttgttcgATAGTAAGTGACAATTGGCGCCGCCGCCGCTCTGCTACTGCGCTGCTGCTGCGCTGCCAGTGCTTCCAATCGATTTTTCACATGATTATATTGTACACAcatacacgcacacacacacacacatgcacatgGACACGCACACTCTGCTCAGACCGCCAGCTCCGTTTTTTTCCGCTCCTATTTCGAGTACGCGcgctgtttttatttctttattttgtatttgttgtatttgtcttttttttgccaaaaactcTCTCTCTGGCTCTCTCTCTTTTTGCTCTCTCCCGCCGatcctgcttctgctgctgcggctACGGCtacggctgctgctgctgctgcctttaCTTTTGGGCTCATTTATATCCGGCGAAAAAGGggtagaagaagaagagacAAAGCCCCGAATATCGGCATttcttttgcttctttttTGGCCTTTTCGGCCTTCTTCACATCTGCCTGGCcaagaacagaaaaaaaaataataagtagctgggattgttttgatttttaacgctgccgctgctgttgctgcgtCTGCTTCTGCTGCCGACGACGCCTCACACGACAAAATCACTcgctcactcactcacacactgTGCTATTTTGcatttgatttgtttattttgcatttaaatgGCAATTTTGGGCCAATGCTGGAACAACAGTTGCAAAAACGCGCAAAATCTCCGGTAATAGCGCGCAGGAGGCAAAAATGCTGCGCCGTCAACAACacacattaaaaaaaaccacaaaacgGGAAGTACGTGCGTGTGTGTATGTATTTCTTGCTCGCCGCTTTTTGTGGCAAAAAAAATCCGGCGAAAATGTGACCGTATGCACGATAGCCGATAAATACCAAATTAAAATAtaccaaaatatatattttttaataccaATATTACTGAATTTGAAAAAAGGCGGGTAACGACtcaaaagcttttttttttttttttttaaatttaaatgttatataaatttttatataagttGTGTTTTAATCTCCCGccctttattttttagtacgcaacatttaaaaattgtgaatGCAACTTTATTCAAGTAtattcatttgtttttttttttttgtaatttttttgttgtttcttttctgttacgtttttttttgttttgttttttgtgtttgtgttgttgttatttgttGTTAGTGTACATTAAATATTacaatacacaaaaaaatgtatatctttcatcttaattataattcaaaaacaattcaataaaCGTTAGACaggttattaaaaaaaaaaaaagaattaaaaaaaaaaacaatttgaaaTTTGGACTAGAACTTAATGGataactcttttttttcttctcttgtattaatttataattagaATAATAtgtattaattatatatatattttgttttaaatatttcatttttttagtGCTTTTTTGTTGTAGGAGTTGTGGGGGGGGAGGCTATAAGGATATTAGGGATTGCGTGCTATAACAAATATTGCGTTATGTGCCTGCCAACGGCAACGGATCATGTGTGTATTcagagatatatatatatatatatatatatatggccCTATAGCCCTATaatatgcacacacacacacacacacacactaatgCTCACCACATATCCTTGtaccatgtgtgtgtgtgtgtgtgtgtgtgtatgggggAGTCCTTTTTGGGTTACAAGCTTACACATATGGGGGTTGATTTGGAGCGCCAGGGTGCctcaagttttatttttttctattaatttttggggaaatattttcattataaCCTTGCAGAAATtataagtttttaatttttgagaagtttttcaacactggaaatttttgtattttcaaaaatcggacAAAAGCAATAGCCCTAAACTGGAATTcctacaaaaatatgttttttttttttgaaaaaaagatcctttttttttttaaattcttactGCGAGGGTATAAGATCTTCGGTTTTACTCCGaagcttctttttcttcttcttaatccttttttttaatatatttttttttttgttattttttatttatttttttaatttttttgcctGAGGATAAGCTGGAAAGGCACTTGTTGCCTCGTCCCTCTCTAATgtgccaatttttttttagattttaagatatattttttgaatatatttcccttatttttttttgtatgtacAGTGAGGCACCCTGGGTATCCttgccacacacacatggcATGTCCTTTTCGCTTCAAAAAAGGGGTTGGGGGGGTTGGAACTCTCTCTCTTGCGCCTTTTTTGGGGGCTTCACACTGTcagtgtgggtgtgtgggtgtgggtgtgtgtgtgggtgtgtgtgtgggtgtgtgtgtatacATAACTAtgcgtatatatatatatatatattatatattatatattatatattatatatcgtATGAATATATAATGCATgcattataaaaatactttacTTTTACGTTaagttattttcttttttttcttgttttttttttgtttcttttttttttttttaattttaacttaaaaaaaaaaaattgccgAGCCCTAATTCTAAATGTCCTGGAGgctgctcctcctccacctccatTTCTTTCTCCTCCTTATCCTTTTTCTTCACTTTTTTCTTATATAGACTTGGGGATTATCCTTCCTGGATCTCTCtctatatatgtgtgtgtgtgttggtgtgtgggCGTGTCTCCTGCCTTTGAATCCTGGCCAGCTTACTGTCCACCTGCCTTCCTGGAAGCCAGCTCCAAGGATACACCTTGTTAGTATCCCTTTAGCCTGTCGGCCAGCGGCGGCTTAATGACCTTGGGCGCACTCGCCCGCGCCACCCTCATCCTTTCAGCGGCcttggccagacgcttcttCCGCTCATCGGACGTCTCCGAGGCCCGGCGCAATCTCTGCCTGGCGGCATTCTTCATCAGTCTTAGGGTTCTTTGTACTTCCGTTTCATTCTGCCGTCGCACCCGATTCGCCTCCGCATTCTTTGCCAACCGGAGTCGAtattccgtttccgtttccttCGATCTCTTATCCCTCATCCTGGCCGCGTTCCTCTCCAGCCTACGTTCCCTGGCCTCGATCGATTCGTTGCTCCTTCGACGTGCCGCCTTCTGGGCCCGCGACGACTGTGAGAGGTTCTGTTGTGTTGTGGGATTATGGCTCAAATGTGGTACTCCCAGTTGGGCGAGACCTGGTACTCCAAGATTACCAAGTTGTAAGGTGCCAGAGGTGCCTCCTCCACTtcctcctccgcctcctcctccgccgacAACCACAACGCCCGTGGAAAGATGATGATGCAGGGGATGtgtttgctgttgttgttgttgttgttgctggagctgctgctgctgctgctgatgctggtgCTCCGCCTGGCTATGCTGCTGGAGGGGATTACtggcctgctgctgctgtgagAAGTTGTTCTCTAGCGTACCACTCGCCGTATTGGATGCAGTGCCACCTGAATTACTCCCCGATGAAGTGGTCGGTCCTGGTCCTGATCCTGATGATGATGTCGTCCCgcccgctgctgctgctgctgcggcggctGCAACAACGGCAGCGGATGCTGATGCGAcggaggcggtggcggtggcggatACAGAAACGGAGGCAACGGCTGCAGCGGCGGCCGCCGAACTCGCCGAACTATAATTGTTGTATTCTATGAGGCCGCGGGGATTGCCGGGATAGAGGGCATGGTGCATGGGACTCTCATAGCTGAGGTACTCCGGCTTGATGAAGAACGGATCGGAGCGGGCGGTGAGCGGCGCCGTCGGTGAGTTGAGGAAGTAGAGGCGACTATGGTGCTCGGTGGTAATGCTCCCTCCGCCACCCACACCCGCGGACATCGGGGGATTTGTACGCTCGCTCTCGCGACTCCCTtttctgtctttttttttttatcaaaatctgtgttttttttttcacttcttAGTCCTGGGAATTTGGGGATCCTGGATCGGCGGAGGAGCTGGGACTAATGGGGGCGACCACCGGTATTTGTGTTTTGATCAGATTGTTGGGGGGTTCGGTTGGGTTTCGCGCGCACACTACCACAAATACCACAATTAACTGGCCAAAAAAATGTGGCGAGTAAACAACAAAAGCGACATAACTAATCAATATGGAAAAAAGCTCTCGCGACCGAGGTTGGTAAGTTTCTGCTGATGGTCCGCGGTTTGGCCGAAAGCTTTCTGCGCCAGTGTTGTAAAAGTCTGTCATTTAGTGCTGGCCATCGATGGATTCTATCGATAATTAGCTTTCAAGCGATAACAAAAATAcgaaaataatacaaaattcataaaaacagcttaaaattgttgtttttaaataaaagattaGTTTAAATTGTCAAAAATCAGTTTCACTCCGAGCTTCAAAGAGTAAAGACGTGCAACTAACTTACGCTCCAAGCAACAGCTTATCAGCTTAATAGATCACCCGATCCACAGAAACTTCGTGCCTAATTACatttaaaacaacaaaatacaaaGAACTAGTAAACTTCTTTACACATTGCAGGGCCCGAGCCCAAAAATCACCGCAATGTCCCGACCACCCGAAAGCCGGTCGACTATGATAAACTTATTAACAAGTGAACcgaaatatattattatcaATAGAACCGACAATGAAacctttgaaaaaataaatccatttattattaaaaaagtagTAGATTTCACCTGCAATGGTGCAGTCGAAACTTGCAAGAAAACCAGAGCTGGTCTCCttgtcaaaacaaaaaaccacaTTCAAGCAGAGAAACTCCTAAAAATAAAGTTCTTTCACAATTTCCCTGTCCACGCTGAAGAACATAAAACTCTGAACTCCTCCAAAGGCATAATCTACTCCAACGACCTACGGAATATAGACGAAAAAGAAATCTTGGAAGAACTTAAATCCCAAAATGTTATTAACGTCcgtaaaatactaaaaaaagaCAGCAATGACACAAATAAAACAACAGAAACAGGCCTAATTGTACTAACTTTTTCAACAATTACCCTACCCGACAAATTGTGGATAGGATATGAAGTAGTTAACATACGTCCATACATTCCGCCCCCAATGAGATGCTTCAACTGCCTTAGATTTGGACACCCCTCCGCCTACTGTAAAAGCCCTAAGACATGCGCCAACTGCTCCGAAAATATCCACACAATAAACAATGAACCATGCACCAAAACCCAAACCTGTATCAACTGCAA
Encoded here:
- the LOC6503536 gene encoding homeotic protein female sterile; this encodes MSAGVGGGGSITTEHHSRLYFLNSPTAPLTARSDPFFIKPEYLSYESPMHHALYPGNPRGLIEYNNYSSASSAAAAAAVASVSVSATATASVASASAAVVAAAAAAAAAGGTTSSSGSGPGPTTSSGSNSGGTASNTASGTLENNFSQQQQASNPLQQHSQAEHQHQQQQQQLQQQQQQQQQTHPLHHHLSTGVVVVGGGGGGGGSGGGTSGTLQLGNLGVPGLAQLGVPHLSHNPTTQQNLSQSSRAQKAARRRSNESIEARERRLERNAARMRDKRSKETETEYRLRLAKNAEANRVRRQNETEVQRTLRLMKNAARQRLRRASETSDERKKRLAKAAERMRVARASAPKVIKPPLADRLKGY